One region of Macadamia integrifolia cultivar HAES 741 chromosome 11, SCU_Mint_v3, whole genome shotgun sequence genomic DNA includes:
- the LOC122093604 gene encoding glycosyl hydrolase 5 family protein-like — translation MGKFYTIFSLLVLLIISQQVLALPTLPLYTNSRWIVDEDGKRVKLACVNWVGHLQPMLAEGLSKQPLDKISKKILSMGFNCVRLTWPTFMVTNETLSSMTVRKSFESFNLHESIAGMEVNNPFILNITVVQALQEVVKNLGQNNVMVILDNHVSKPMWCCNRYDGNGFFGDRYFNPHIWLEGLSKIATMFNSVPNVVGMSLRNELRGPGTNDSAWYNFMQKGAALVHDANPKVLVILSGQDFDKDLGMLKNRPVNVTFKGKLVFEIHWYSFAATNDWMNGNPNDVCASQVQYLRDHAFFLLDQGYPLFMSEWGVNLKENYVADDRYSSCFFALAAELDIDWALWTLMGSNYYRENVMAMNEYYGVLNWDWSEIRNPSFMQRLSSLQFPFRGPGLSDHEQYDVIYHPFMGLCIPKSPDAPPVAPVKLGSCVEPEAWTYTPEKNLQIKDAYYCLQAVGAGKPVTFGTDSDCKSPNAKWERITSSKFHFSTMVNNSAVCLDIGSNNTIVTNRCKCLTGSCEPANQWFHIIPSTIRYD, via the exons ATGGGGAAGTTCTATACCATATTTTCGCTTCTAGTTCTTTTGATCATCTCTCAGCAAGTATTGGCTCTCCCAACATTACCTCTTTATACAAATTCAAGATGGATTGTGGACGAAGATGGGAAAAGAGTGAAGCTAGCTTGTGTGAATTGGGTTGGACACCTTCAGCCAATGCTGGCTGAGGGTCTCAGCAAGCAGCCTTTGGATAAAATATCAAAGAAGATATTATCAATGGGATTCAATTGTGTTAGGCTTACATGGCCAACTTTCATGGTTACCAATGAGACCTTATCTTCTATGACTGTTCGTAAGTCCTTCGAGAGCTTCAACCTTCATGAATCCATTGCTGGCATGGAAGTCAATaatccattcattcttaatatcACCGTTGTGCAAGCTCTCCAG GAAGTGGTTAAGAACCTTGGACAGAACAATGTGATGGTGATATTAGACAACCATGTAAGCAAACCTATGTGGTGTTGCAACAGATATGATGGTAATGGCTTCTTTGGCGATCGCTACTTCAATCCACACATTTGGCTTGAGGGGTTAAGCAAAATTGCCACAATGTTCAATAGTGTTCCCAATGTCGTTGGCATGAGCCTGAGGAATGAACTGCGAGGACCTGGGACAAATGACAGTGCTTGGTACAA CTTCATGCAAAAAGGAGCAGCATTAGTACATGATGCAAACCCCAAAGTTCTTGTTATTCTCTCCGGTCAAGACTTTGATAAAGACTTGGGAATGCTAAAGAATCGACCAGTGAATGTTACTTTCAAGGGGAAGCTTGTATTTGAGATTCATTGGTATAGTTTTGCTGCTACTAATGATTGGATGAATGGCAACCCCAATGATGTATGCGCAAGTCAAGTGCAATATTTGAGGGATCATGCATTCTTTCTGTTGGATCAAGGGTATCCATTATTTATGAGCGAGTGGGGTGTAAATCTAAAAGAAAATTATGTAGCTGATGATAGGTACTCAAGCTGCTTTTTTGCTCTTGCGGCCGAATTGGACATAGATTGGGCATTGTGGACACTTATGGGTAGTAATTACTATAGAGAAAATGTTATGGCAATGAATGAATACTATGGTGTCTTGAATTGGGACTGGTCAGAAATTCGGAACCCAAGCTTCATGCAAAGGCTCTCTTCTCTACAGTTCCCTTTCCGAG GACCTGGTCTTTCTGATCATGAACAATATGATGTAATTTACCATCCATTTATGGGATTGTGTATCCCTAAGAGCCCAGATGCACCACCAGTGGCTCCTGTTAAGCTAGGTTCTTGTGTCGAACCTGAAGCATGGACTTATACGCCTGAAAAGAATCTGCAAATTAAGGATGCATACTATTGCTTGCAAGCTGTTGGAGCAGGTAAACCTGTGACATTTGGAACTGATAGTGATTGCAAAAGCCCAAATGCAAAATGGGAGAGAATAACAAGCTCCAAGTTCCACTTCTCAACAATGGTTAACAACAGTGCAGTGTGCTTGGATATAGGCTCTAACAATACTATTGTTACAAATCGATGTAAATGCTTAACTGGATCATGTGAACCTGCGAATCAATGGTTCCATATCATCCCTAGTACTATACGTTATGATTAA
- the LOC122092866 gene encoding glycosyl hydrolase 5 family protein-like, whose translation MEKFYTLFSLLVLLIISKKVLASPTLPLHTNSRWIVDEDDKRVKLACVNWVGHLQPMLAEGLSKQPLDTISKKIASMGFNCVRLTWPTFMVTNDTLSSMTVRESFQIYNLPETIAGLQVNNPSLLDITNLGENNVMVILDNHVSKPMWCCNRYDGNGFFGDHYFKPRTWLDGLYKIATMFNDVPNVIGMSLRNELRGPRTNNSLWYNFMQKGAEVVHDANPNILVIISGNDFGKDLGMLKNEPLHVSFKEKLVFEVHWFSFADSYGWRNGNPNKGSYYYRENVMAMNEYYGVLNWDWSEVRNPSFMQRLSALQTPFRGPGLSDQEEYDVIYHPYTGLCIPKSPDAPPIVPVTLASCTQPEAWTYTPEKNLQIKDTYYCLQADGEGKPIKFGTDSDCNYPSAKWERITSSKFHFSTMVGNSTLCLDLGSNNTIVTNQCKCLTGSCEPATQWFHIIPSTIRYE comes from the exons ATGGAGAAGTTCTATACCTTATTTTCCCTTCTAGTTCTTTTGATCATCTCCAAGAAGGTATTGGCTTCACCGACATTGCCTCTTCATACAAATTCAAGATGGATTGTGGATGAAGATGATAAAAGAGTGAAGCTAGCTTGTGTGAATTGGGTTGGACACCTTCAGCCAATGCTGGCCGAGGGTCTCAGCAAGCAGCCCTTGGATACAATATCAAAGAAGATTGCATCCATGGGATTCAATTGTGTCAGGCTTACATGGCCAACCTTCATGGTTACCAATGACACTTTATCCTCTATGACTGTTCGTGAGTCCTTCCAGATCTACAACCTTCCTGAAACCATCGCTGGCCTGCAAGTCAATAATCCATCCTTGCTTGATATCACT AACCTTGGAGAGAACAATGTGATGGTCATATTAGACAACCATGTAAGCAAACCTATGTGGTGTTGCAACAGATATGACGGTAATGGCTTCTTTGGAGATCATTACTTCAAACCACGCACCTGGCTTGATGGGTTATACAAAATTGCAACAATGTTTAATGATGTTCCCAATGTCATTGGAATGAGCCTGAGGAATGAGCTGCGAGGACCTCGGACGAATAATAGCCTTTGGTACAA CTTCATGCAGAAAGGAGCGGAAGTAGTGCATGATGCAAACCCCAATATTCTTGTTATTATCTCGGGTAATGACTTTGGCAAAGACTTGGgaatgcttaagaatgaaccaCTACATGTATCTTTCAAGGAGAAGCTTGTATTTGAGGTTCATTGGTTCAGTTTCGCTGATAGTTATGGATGGAGGAATGGAAACCCTAACAA GGGTAGTTATTACTATAGAGAAAATGTAATGGCAATGAATGAATACTATGGTGTCTTGAATTGGGATTGGTCAGAAGTCCGGAACCCAAGCTTCATGCAAAGGCTCTCAGCTCTACAGACTCCTTTTCGAG GACCGGGTCTCTCTGATCAAGAAGAATATGATGTAATTTACCATCCATACACAGGATTGTGCATCCCCAAGAGTCCAGATGCACCACCAATAGTGCCTGTTACACTGGCTTCTTGTACCCAACCTGAAGCTTGGACTTATACACCAGAAAAGAATCTGCAAATTAAGGATACATACTACTGCTTACAAGCTGATGGAGAAGGTAAACCTATTAAGTTTGGAACGGATAGTGATTGCAACTATCCGAGTGCGAAATGGGAGAGAATAACAAGTTCCAAGTTCCACTTCTCAACAATGGTTGGCAATTCTACCTTGTGCTTGGATTTAGGCTCTAACAACACTATTGTAACAAATCAATGTAAATGCTTGACTGGATCATGTGAACCTGCTACTCAGTGGTTCCATATCATCCCTAGTACCATACGTTATGAATGA
- the LOC122092868 gene encoding glycosyl hydrolase 5 family protein-like — translation MEKFYTLFSLLVLLTISQKVLALPTLPLHTNSRWIADEDDIRVKLACVNWVGHLQPMLAEGLSKQPLDTISKKIVSMGFNCVRLTWPTFMVTNETLSSMTVRQSFQTYNLLESIAGLQVNNPSLLDITVLQALQEVVKNLGENNVMVILDNHVSKPMWCCNRYDGNGFFGDHYFKPRTWLDGLYRIATMFNGVPNVIGMSLRNELRGPRTNNSVWYNFMQKGAEVVHDANPNILVLISGNDFDKDLGMLKNQPFNVSFKEKLVFEVHWYSFAATDAWMHGNPNDVCASQVHFLRDHAFFLLDQGYPLFMSEWGVNLRESNVADNRYSSCFFALAAELDLDWALWTLMGSNYYRENVMAMNEYYGVLNWDWSEVRNPSFMQRLSALQSPFRGPGLSDQEQYDVIYHPLTGLCIPKSPDEPIVPVTLGSCAQPEAWTYTPEKNLQIKDTYYCLLAVGEGKSVEFGAAGACNRPTAKWERITSSKFHFSTKVDNTTLCMDLGSNNTIVTNQCKCLTGSCEPATQWFHIIPSTILYD, via the exons ATGGAGAAGTTCTATACCTTATTTTCACTTCTAGTTCTTTTGACCATCTCGCAGAAGGTGTTGGCTCTGCCAACATTGCCTCTTCATACAAATTCAAGATGGATTGCGGACGAAGATGATATAAGAGTAAAGCTAGCTTGTGTGAATTGGGTTGGACACCTTCAGCCAATGCTGGCTGAGGGTCTCAGCAAGCAGCCTTTGGATACAATATCAAAGAAGATTGTATCAATGGGATTCAATTGTGTTAGGCTTACATGGCCAACTTTCATGGTTACCAATGAGACCTTATCCTCTATGACTGTTCGTCAGTCCTTCCAGACCTACAACCTTCTTGAATCCATCGCTGGCCTGCAAGTCAATAATCCATCCTTGCTTGATATCACAGTTTTGCAAGCTCTTCAG GAAGTGGTTAAGAACCTTGGTGAGAACAATGTGATGGTCATATTAGACAACCATGTAAGCAAACCTATGTGGTGTTGCAATAGATATGATGGTAATGGCTTCTTTGGAGATCATTACTTCAAACCACGCACCTGGCTTGATGGGTTATACAGAATTGCAACAATGTTTAATGGTGTTCCCAATGTCATTGGTATGAGCTTGAGGAATGAGCTGCGAGGACCTCGGACGAATAATAGTGTTTGGTACAA TTTCATGCAAAAAGGTGCGGAAGTAGTGCATGATGCAAACCCCAATATTCTTGTTCTTATCTCGGGTAATGACTTTGATAAAGACTTGGGAATGCTTAAGAATCAACCATTCAATGTATCTTTCAAGGAGAAGCTTGTATTTGAGGTTCATTGGTATAGTTTTGCTGCTACTGATGCTTGGATGCATGGCAACCCCAACGATGTATGTGCAAGTCAAGTGCATTTTTTGAGGGATCATGCATTCTTTCTACTGGATCAAGGGTATCCATTGTTTATGAGCGAGTGGGGGGTAAATCTAAGAGAAAGTAATGTAGCTGACAACAGGTACTCAAGCTGCTTTTTCGCTCTTGCGGCAGAATTGGACTTAGATTGGGCCTTGTGGACACTTATGGGTAGTAATTACTATAGAGAAAATGTTATGGCAATGAATGAATATTATGGTGTCTTGAATTGGGATTGGTCAGAAGTCCGGAACCCAAGCTTCATGCAAAGGCTCTCTGCTCTACAGTCTCCTTTCCGAG GACCGGGACTTTCTGATCAAGAACAATATGATGTAATTTACCATCCATTAACGGGATTGTGCATTCCTAAGAGTCCTGATGAACCAATAGTACCAGTTACACTAGGTTCTTGTGCTCAACCTGAAGCTTGGACCTATACACCAGAAAAGAATCTACAAATTAAGGATACATACTACTGCTTACTAGCTGTTGGTGAAGGTAAATCTGTCGAGTTTGGAGCTGCTGGTGCTTGCAACAGACCGACTGCCAAATGGGAAAGAATAACAAGCTCGAAGTTCCACTTCTCAACAAAGGTTGACAATACTACCTTGTGCATGGATTTAGGCTCTAACAATACCATTGTCACAAATCAATGCAAATGCTTGACTGGATCATGTGAACCTGCTACTCAATGGTTTCATATCATCCCTAGCACTATACTTTATGATTGA
- the LOC122093432 gene encoding uncharacterized protein LOC122093432 — protein sequence MIMAADVSCLMQILNGYKEDELKNESSGGKSKNLITRDLLGGSSGGGFSSTELDLDLQVPSGWEKRLDMQSGKVYLQRCNSSISSSSSGSEHKHYHHQQQPLKDRSGPELQDLNFPPLTASSNPLEDTLLELRLIPSFDYQSVCTLDKVKSALERAERESGKKRSSSSYASGSSSSIKETAKETEEGEEKSSSSSGFESGSDLLLAAGCPGCLLYVLISKNNPKCPRCDSIVPIPLQKKPKIDLNSSTI from the exons ATGATAATGGCAGCGGATGTGAGTTGTCTGATGCAAATTCTGAATGGGTACAAAGAAGATGAGTTGAAGAACGAAAGTAGTGGTGGGAAATCGAAGAATTTGATTACTAGAGACTTGCTTGGAGGTAGTAGTGGTGGTGGGTTCTCTTCCACGGAATTAGATCTTGATTTGCAGGTTCCCAGTGGCTGGGAGAAGCGCCTCGATATGCAG TCTGGCAAGGTCTACCTACAGAGATGCAATTCGTcaatctcatcatcatcatcgggTTCAGAACACAAAcattatcatcatcaacaacaaccaTTAAAGGATCGAAGTGGTCCGGAGCTTCAAGATTTGAACTTTCCTCCTCTAACAGCATCATCAAACCCTTTGGAAGATACGCTTTTGGAATTAAGACTGATTCCTTCTTTTGATTATCAGAGCGTATGTACTCTGGATAAGGTGAAATCAGCTTTGGAGAGAGCAGAAAGAGAATCGGGGAAGAAACGTTCATCGTCTTCGTATGCgtctggttcttcttcttcaattaaaGAAACAGCAAAGGAaacagaggaaggagaagagaaatcatcatcttcatctggGTTTGAATCTGGTTCTGATTTGTTACTCGCTGCTGGTTGTCCTGGTTGCTTGCTTTACGTTTTGATCTCGAAGAACAATCCCAAGTGCCCTCGTTGTGATTCCATTGTTCCAATTCCTCTgcagaagaaaccaaaaatcgATCTCAACAGTTCAACCAtttga